In a genomic window of Acidimicrobiales bacterium:
- a CDS encoding toll/interleukin-1 receptor domain-containing protein, which produces MEFKGFMSYVHDDDAHEGGRITEIRGRLSSEVKFQTGKDFPIFQDIQDIFVGENWRRTIHGSIDGSTFLLAIITPSFLQSSACRDEVKSFLQREATLNRDDLIIPILYSDAPGLHDSSDEIATELAARQYDDWRELRFVGLDSPAIREKLATLAAQISASFERTATHPVSISAVDAGVPDEFGGDSPGFIELVAAAEEAMPQFAESVAVYAAALEDASQKMGEITAEIEAAVARGKGSAARLTGARRLASALEGPTAEMEEASQTYVEQLTRVDGGLRALIERVPELQDEEDIAAARELLEQLPRLEAAVSEGMDGIAGFQNAIREAGQLSSTLRPIFRRMFASSQQLLDSRDVFTEWKEGLRGALAQLDHQ; this is translated from the coding sequence GTGGAATTCAAGGGGTTTATGAGCTATGTGCATGACGATGACGCACACGAAGGGGGTCGCATCACAGAGATTCGCGGCCGACTGTCGTCTGAAGTCAAGTTCCAGACCGGCAAGGATTTTCCCATCTTTCAAGATATACAAGATATCTTCGTTGGCGAAAATTGGCGCCGCACAATACATGGCTCCATAGATGGATCAACTTTCCTGCTGGCCATCATCACACCTTCGTTTCTTCAGAGTTCGGCCTGCCGGGATGAGGTAAAGAGTTTTCTGCAACGCGAGGCAACCCTTAATCGAGATGACTTGATCATCCCAATATTGTATTCTGATGCTCCCGGGCTACACGATTCGTCAGACGAGATAGCTACTGAACTGGCAGCGAGACAGTACGATGATTGGCGCGAGCTACGCTTTGTGGGACTTGACTCACCAGCTATTCGAGAAAAGCTTGCGACGCTCGCCGCACAGATTTCAGCTTCTTTCGAACGAACGGCGACTCACCCCGTTTCAATCTCCGCAGTTGATGCCGGCGTGCCGGATGAGTTTGGTGGCGACTCACCTGGGTTCATCGAGCTTGTCGCAGCAGCTGAAGAGGCTATGCCTCAGTTCGCCGAAAGCGTAGCTGTGTATGCTGCAGCACTGGAAGACGCGAGCCAGAAGATGGGCGAAATCACAGCTGAGATTGAAGCTGCGGTAGCAAGAGGCAAGGGCTCTGCCGCAAGGCTGACAGGAGCTCGACGTCTTGCGAGCGCATTAGAGGGACCAACAGCGGAGATGGAAGAAGCCTCCCAGACCTATGTCGAACAGCTGACGAGGGTCGACGGCGGATTGCGAGCTTTGATTGAACGTGTACCTGAGCTTCAGGACGAAGAGGACATAGCAGCTGCCCGCGAGCTTCTCGAACAGCTGCCGCGACTTGAGGCCGCAGTGTCCGAGGGCATGGATGGCATCGCAGGTTTTCAGAATGCCATACGTGAGGCCGGACAGCTGTCAAGCACGTTGAGACCTATCTTCAGGCGGATGTTCGCATCATCGCAGCAACTCTTAGACAGCCGCGATGTGTTCACGGAGTGGAAAGAAGGCCTTCGAGGAGCCCTCGCCCAGCTGGATCATCAGTGA
- a CDS encoding IS630 family transposase: protein MARPPSVFVRELSPEEAVKLRRLSRGSKVFAVRLRAQILLASDTRSSAPEIARVLQTDENQVRRVIGEFNADGMASLRPPIGGGRPRKIDDTARGRIRAIALARPRELGEPGTRWSLATLRRYLIRGRIVGSISREHLRRVLQSMGITAQRTRTWKWSTDPLYEPKKNWVLAAYQGAEAGTLDGVVVSFDECGPISLKPHAGRGWFRQGRPDRQRATYNRNHGTRKLLGAYDVGADRFWGRLEKRSVTAKVILEFLKDVRRRYPPETTVYVVMDNLSAHWTPAIRQWAIESNVGLLPTPTNASHLNRIECHFWAYVEFVINGSDYTDWSEFSKASQAYIRRRNRDHHDPRILEFENRRRVA, encoded by the coding sequence GTGGCTCGTCCGCCGTCGGTGTTCGTGCGGGAGTTGTCGCCGGAAGAGGCGGTGAAGCTCCGGCGGCTGTCGCGGGGCTCGAAGGTCTTCGCTGTGCGGCTGCGGGCGCAGATCTTGCTGGCGTCGGACACACGGTCTTCGGCACCGGAGATCGCTCGTGTGTTGCAGACCGATGAGAACCAGGTGCGGCGGGTGATCGGCGAGTTCAACGCTGATGGGATGGCGTCGTTGCGCCCTCCTATCGGGGGCGGGCGCCCGAGGAAGATCGATGACACCGCTCGAGGGCGGATCCGTGCCATCGCTCTCGCCCGTCCCCGTGAGCTCGGAGAACCTGGGACCCGCTGGTCTCTGGCGACGCTGCGTCGCTACCTGATCCGCGGGCGCATCGTCGGGTCGATCAGTCGGGAGCACCTGCGCCGGGTCCTTCAGTCGATGGGGATCACCGCGCAGCGAACCCGCACGTGGAAGTGGAGCACCGACCCGCTCTACGAGCCCAAGAAGAACTGGGTGCTGGCCGCCTACCAGGGCGCGGAGGCCGGCACCCTCGACGGGGTCGTGGTCTCCTTCGATGAGTGCGGCCCCATCTCGCTCAAACCGCATGCGGGTCGGGGGTGGTTCCGACAGGGTCGGCCCGATCGTCAGCGGGCGACCTACAACCGCAACCACGGGACCCGGAAGCTGTTGGGGGCCTATGACGTGGGCGCTGACCGGTTCTGGGGCCGCCTTGAGAAGCGATCGGTGACCGCCAAGGTCATCCTCGAGTTCCTCAAAGACGTTCGTCGCCGCTACCCGCCCGAGACCACGGTCTACGTCGTGATGGACAACCTCTCGGCGCACTGGACACCTGCGATCCGACAGTGGGCGATCGAGAGCAACGTCGGCCTCTTGCCGACACCGACCAACGCCAGTCATCTCAACCGCATCGAGTGCCACTTCTGGGCCTACGTCGAGTTCGTCATCAACGGCAGCGACTACACGGACTGGTCGGAGTTCTCGAAGGCCAGCCAGGCCTACATCCGCCGCCGCAACCGCGACCACCACGACCCCCGGATCCTTGAGTTCGAGAACCGCCGCAGAGTCGCCTGA